In Citrobacter sp. RHB25-C09, the following proteins share a genomic window:
- the oppC gene encoding oligopeptide ABC transporter permease OppC, which yields MMLSKKNSEALENFSEKLEVEGRSLWQDARRRFMHNRAAVASLFVLVLIALFVTFAPMLSQFTYFDTDWGMMSSAPDTESGHYFGTDSSGRDLLVRVAIGGRISLMVGIAAALVAVVVGTLYGSLSGYLGGKIDSVMMRLLEILNSFPFMFFVILLVTFFGQNILLIFVAIGMVSWLDMARIVRGQTLSLKRKEFIEAAQVGGVSTANIVLRHIVPNVLGVVVVYASLLVPSMILFESFLSFLGLGTQEPLSSWGALLSDGANSMEVSPWLLLFPAGFLVVTLFCFNFIGDGLRDALDPKDR from the coding sequence ATGATGTTAAGTAAGAAAAACAGCGAAGCGCTGGAAAATTTCAGTGAGAAGCTGGAGGTCGAAGGGCGTAGCTTGTGGCAGGATGCACGTCGTCGATTCATGCATAACCGTGCGGCGGTTGCCAGTCTGTTCGTCCTGGTTCTGATCGCGCTGTTTGTCACGTTCGCGCCGATGCTGTCGCAGTTCACCTACTTCGATACGGACTGGGGAATGATGTCCAGTGCCCCGGATACCGAGTCCGGTCACTATTTTGGTACCGATTCGTCCGGCCGTGATCTGTTGGTTCGTGTCGCCATTGGCGGACGTATTTCACTGATGGTCGGCATTGCCGCAGCGCTGGTCGCCGTGGTAGTAGGCACCCTGTATGGCTCTCTTTCCGGCTATCTTGGCGGCAAAATCGACTCCGTGATGATGCGTCTGCTGGAAATTCTCAACTCCTTCCCGTTTATGTTTTTTGTCATTCTGCTGGTGACCTTCTTTGGGCAAAATATCCTGCTGATCTTTGTGGCTATTGGCATGGTGTCCTGGCTGGACATGGCGCGTATTGTGCGCGGGCAGACATTAAGTCTGAAGCGCAAAGAGTTCATTGAAGCGGCGCAGGTTGGCGGTGTTTCGACGGCTAATATTGTGCTTCGCCATATCGTGCCTAACGTGCTCGGTGTGGTAGTGGTCTACGCCTCATTGCTGGTTCCCAGCATGATTTTGTTTGAATCCTTCCTCAGCTTCCTGGGACTGGGTACGCAGGAACCCCTGAGCAGTTGGGGCGCGTTGCTGAGTGATGGTGCAAACTCAATGGAAGTTTCACCGTGGCTACTGCTGTTCCCGGCAGGTTTCCTGGTGGTGACCTTATTCTGTTTTAACTTTATTGGCGATGGCCTGCGTGATGCCCTCGACCCGAAAGACCGTTAA
- the oppB gene encoding oligopeptide ABC transporter permease OppB, with translation MLKFILRRCLEAIPTLFILITISFFMMRLAPGSPFTGERALPAEVLANIEAKYHLNDPISTQYFSYLKQLAHGDFGPSFKYKDYTVNDLVASSFPVSAKLGAAAFILAIVLGVSAGVIAALKQNTRWDYTVMGVAMTGVVIPSFVVAPLLVMIFAITLKWLPGGGWNGGAPKFMILPMVALSLAYIASIARITRGSMIEVLHSNFIRTARAKGLPMRRIIFRHALKPALLPVLSYMGPAFVGIITGSMVIETIYGLPGIGQLFVNGALNRDYSLVLSLTILVGTLTIVFNAIVDVLYAVIDPKIRY, from the coding sequence ATGTTGAAATTTATCTTACGTCGCTGTCTGGAAGCCATTCCGACGCTATTCATTCTAATTACTATTTCGTTCTTCATGATGCGACTGGCACCGGGTAGTCCGTTTACCGGTGAGCGCGCGCTGCCAGCAGAAGTTCTGGCTAATATCGAAGCGAAATACCATCTTAACGACCCTATTTCTACGCAGTACTTCAGCTATCTGAAACAGTTGGCGCACGGGGATTTTGGGCCGTCCTTTAAATATAAAGATTACACGGTGAACGATTTAGTCGCCTCAAGCTTCCCGGTCTCCGCGAAGCTGGGTGCCGCTGCTTTTATCCTGGCGATTGTTCTTGGGGTGAGTGCCGGCGTAATTGCTGCGTTGAAGCAAAATACGCGCTGGGATTACACGGTGATGGGGGTCGCGATGACTGGAGTGGTTATCCCAAGCTTCGTGGTCGCTCCGCTACTGGTGATGATCTTCGCGATTACGCTTAAATGGCTCCCCGGCGGCGGCTGGAATGGCGGCGCGCCGAAATTTATGATTCTGCCGATGGTGGCATTATCGCTGGCGTATATCGCCAGTATCGCCCGTATCACCCGAGGTTCAATGATTGAAGTGTTGCACTCAAACTTCATTCGCACCGCGCGTGCTAAAGGGTTGCCGATGCGGCGTATTATCTTTCGCCACGCGCTGAAGCCGGCGTTACTGCCCGTGCTTTCCTACATGGGTCCCGCGTTTGTCGGGATCATCACGGGTTCAATGGTCATCGAAACGATTTATGGTCTGCCAGGTATCGGGCAACTGTTTGTGAACGGTGCGCTGAACCGTGATTATTCACTGGTGCTGAGCCTGACCATTCTGGTAGGGACGTTGACGATTGTATTTAACGCGATAGTCGATGTGCTATACGCCGTAATCGACCCGAAAATTCGCTACTGA
- the oppA gene encoding oligopeptide ABC transporter substrate-binding protein OppA — MTNTKKSLVAAGILSALIAGNVAQAANVPAGVQLAEKQTLVRNNGSEVQSLDPHKIEGVPESNISRDLFEGLIISDVEGKPSPGVAEKWDNKDFKVWTFHLRKDAKWSDGSPVTAQDFVYSWQRLSDPNTASPYASYLQYGHIVNIDDIVAGKKPVTDLGVKAIDDHTFEVTLSEPVPYFYKLLVHSSVSPVPKAVVEKYGDKWTQPANIVSNGSYKLKDWVVNERIVLERNTNYWDNAKTVINQVTYLPISSEVTDVNRYRSGEIDMTYNNMPIELFQKLKKEIPNEVHVDPYLCTYYYEINNQKAPFTDVRVRTALKLALDRDIIVNKVKNQGDLPAYSFTPPYTDGAKLVEPEWFGWSQEKRNEEAKKLLAEAGYTADKPLTFSLLYNTSDLHKKLAIAAASIWKKNLGVNVKLENQEWKTFLDTRHQGNYDVSRAAWCADYNEPTSFLNMVLSDSSNNTTHYKSPAFDKIIADTLKATDDAQRTELYSKAEQQLDKDSAIVPVFYYVNARLVKPWVGGYTGKDPMDNIHVKDLYIIKH; from the coding sequence ATGACCAACACGAAGAAAAGTTTAGTGGCTGCAGGGATCCTTTCTGCACTAATCGCAGGCAATGTTGCTCAGGCGGCGAATGTACCTGCCGGCGTGCAACTGGCAGAAAAGCAGACGCTGGTGCGTAATAATGGCTCGGAAGTTCAGTCACTCGATCCGCACAAAATCGAAGGTGTGCCGGAATCGAATATCAGCCGCGACCTGTTTGAAGGGTTAATTATCAGCGATGTTGAGGGCAAACCCTCTCCGGGCGTGGCGGAAAAATGGGATAACAAAGATTTTAAAGTCTGGACTTTCCATCTGCGTAAAGACGCGAAATGGTCTGATGGTTCACCCGTTACCGCGCAGGATTTTGTCTACAGCTGGCAGCGTCTGTCCGATCCAAATACCGCATCGCCTTACGCCAGTTATCTGCAATACGGCCATATCGTAAATATTGACGATATCGTTGCCGGGAAAAAGCCGGTCACCGATCTGGGCGTGAAAGCGATCGACGATCATACGTTTGAAGTCACCCTGAGCGAACCGGTGCCTTATTTCTACAAACTGTTGGTTCACTCCTCTGTTTCACCGGTGCCAAAAGCCGTTGTTGAAAAATACGGTGATAAGTGGACTCAGCCGGCCAACATTGTGTCTAACGGTTCATACAAGCTGAAAGACTGGGTCGTAAACGAGCGTATTGTGCTTGAACGTAATACCAACTATTGGGATAACGCCAAAACCGTTATCAACCAGGTGACCTACCTGCCAATCTCTTCCGAAGTGACTGACGTTAACCGCTACCGTAGCGGTGAAATCGACATGACCTATAACAACATGCCGATCGAGCTGTTCCAGAAACTGAAAAAAGAGATCCCGAACGAAGTTCACGTTGACCCGTATCTGTGCACCTATTATTACGAAATCAATAACCAGAAAGCACCGTTTACGGATGTTCGCGTGCGTACTGCGCTGAAGCTGGCGCTGGACCGCGATATCATTGTCAATAAGGTGAAAAACCAGGGCGATCTGCCAGCCTACAGCTTTACCCCGCCATATACCGACGGTGCGAAACTGGTTGAGCCAGAATGGTTCGGCTGGTCGCAGGAAAAACGTAATGAAGAAGCGAAGAAACTGCTGGCCGAAGCCGGGTATACCGCAGACAAGCCGCTGACTTTCAGCCTGCTCTATAACACGTCAGACCTGCATAAGAAACTGGCCATCGCCGCTGCGTCTATCTGGAAGAAAAACTTAGGCGTGAACGTGAAGCTGGAAAACCAGGAATGGAAAACGTTCCTCGATACCCGCCATCAGGGTAACTATGATGTTTCGCGTGCCGCCTGGTGCGCGGATTACAACGAACCCACCTCATTCCTCAACATGGTACTGTCTGACAGTTCAAACAACACGACTCACTATAAGAGCCCTGCGTTTGACAAAATTATTGCCGACACCCTGAAAGCGACAGATGACGCTCAGCGTACCGAGCTGTACAGCAAAGCAGAGCAGCAGCTTGATAAAGATTCTGCCATCGTTCCGGTGTTCTACTACGTCAACGCCCGTCTGGTGAAACCATGGGTAGGTGGCTATACCGGTAAAGACCCGATGGATAATATCCACGTTAAAGACTTGTATATTATCAAGCATTAA
- the ychE gene encoding NAAT family transporter YchE encodes MIQTLFDFPVYFKFFIGLFALVNPVGIIPVFISMTSYQTAVARNKTNLTANLSVAIILWTSLFLGDGILQLFGISIDSFRIAGGILVVTIAMSMISGKLGEDKQNKQEKSETAIRESVGVVPLALPLMAGPGAISSTIVWGTRYHSVMYLFGFFVAIAIFALCCWGLFRMAPWLVRVLGQTGINVITRIMGLLLMALGIEFIVTGIKAIFPGLLN; translated from the coding sequence GTGATTCAGACGCTGTTTGATTTTCCTGTTTACTTCAAGTTTTTCATCGGGTTATTTGCGTTGGTTAACCCGGTAGGGATTATTCCCGTTTTTATCAGCATGACCAGTTACCAGACGGCCGTGGCGCGTAATAAAACCAACCTGACCGCCAACCTCTCTGTCGCGATTATTTTGTGGACCTCATTATTTCTGGGCGATGGAATTCTGCAACTGTTCGGCATTTCTATCGACTCGTTCAGGATCGCGGGGGGCATCCTTGTGGTGACCATCGCAATGTCAATGATCAGCGGTAAGCTGGGTGAAGATAAGCAGAATAAACAGGAAAAATCAGAAACCGCAATCCGCGAAAGCGTCGGCGTTGTTCCGCTAGCTCTGCCACTAATGGCTGGGCCGGGTGCCATTAGCTCGACGATTGTCTGGGGAACGCGTTACCACAGCGTGATGTATTTGTTCGGGTTCTTTGTGGCAATCGCCATTTTTGCCCTCTGTTGTTGGGGGTTATTCCGTATGGCGCCGTGGTTGGTTCGCGTATTAGGACAAACGGGCATTAACGTGATCACCCGTATAATGGGTCTTCTGTTAATGGCGCTGGGTATTGAATTTATCGTAACGGGTATTAAAGCGATATTCCCTGGGCTTTTGAATTAA
- the adhE gene encoding bifunctional acetaldehyde-CoA/alcohol dehydrogenase, which produces MAVTNVAELNALVERVKKAQREYASFTQEQVDKIFRAAALAAADARIPLAKMAVAESGMGIVEDKVIKNHFASEYIYNAYKDEKTCGVLSEDDTFGTITIAEPIGIICGIVPTTNPTSTAIFKSLISLKTRNAIIFSPHPRAKDATNKAADIVLQAAIAAGAPKDLIGWIDQPSVELSNALMHHPDINLILATGGPGMVKAAYSSGKPAIGVGAGNTPVVIDETADIKRAVASVLMSKTFDNGVICASEQSVVVVDSVYDAVRERFASHGGYMLQGKELKAVQDIILKNGALNAAIVGQPAYKIAELAGFSVPETTKILIGEVTVVDESEPFAHEKLSPTLAMYRAKDFEDAVNKAEKLVAMGGIGHTSCLYTDQDNQPERVAHFGQMMKTARILINTPASQGGIGDLYNFKLAPSLTLGCGSWGGNSISENVGPKHLINKKTVAKRAENMLWHKLPKSIYFRRGSLPIALDEVITDGHKRALIVTDRFLFNNGYADQITSVLKAAGVETEVFFEVEADPTLTVVRKGAELAHSFKPDVIIALGGGSPMDAAKIMWVMYEHPETHFEELALRFMDIRKRIYKFPKMGVKAKMIAVTTTSGTGSEVTPFAVVTDDATGQKYPLADYALTPDMAIVDANLVMEMPKSLCAFGGLDAVTHALEAYVSVLASEFSDGQALQALKLLKENLPASYNEGSKNPVARERVHSAATIAGIAFANAFLGVCHSMAHKLGSQFHIPHGLANALLISNVIRYNANDNPTKQTAFSQYDRPQARRRYAEIADHLGLSAPGDRTAAKIEKLLAWLESLKAELGIPKSIREAGVQEADFLAHVDKLSEDAFDDQCTGANPRYPLISELKQILLDTYYGREYSEGTPAKKDVVAAPKADKKAKKSA; this is translated from the coding sequence ATGGCTGTTACTAATGTCGCTGAACTTAACGCACTCGTAGAGCGCGTAAAAAAAGCCCAGCGTGAATATGCCAGTTTCACTCAAGAACAAGTTGATAAAATCTTCCGCGCCGCCGCTCTGGCCGCTGCAGATGCTCGAATCCCTCTCGCTAAGATGGCCGTTGCCGAATCCGGCATGGGTATCGTCGAAGATAAAGTGATTAAAAACCACTTTGCTTCCGAATACATCTATAACGCTTATAAAGATGAAAAGACCTGTGGCGTCCTCTCTGAAGACGACACCTTCGGGACTATCACTATTGCTGAACCTATCGGCATTATTTGCGGTATCGTACCTACCACCAACCCGACTTCTACTGCGATCTTCAAATCTCTGATCAGCCTGAAGACCCGTAACGCGATTATCTTCTCCCCGCATCCGCGTGCTAAAGACGCAACCAACAAAGCAGCAGATATCGTGCTGCAGGCTGCAATTGCTGCGGGCGCACCGAAAGATCTGATCGGCTGGATCGATCAGCCTTCCGTAGAACTGTCTAACGCGCTGATGCACCATCCGGACATTAACCTGATTCTCGCAACTGGTGGTCCTGGTATGGTTAAAGCAGCGTACAGCTCTGGTAAACCGGCTATCGGCGTTGGCGCGGGTAACACTCCGGTAGTTATCGACGAAACGGCTGATATCAAGCGTGCTGTCGCTTCTGTTCTGATGTCTAAGACCTTTGATAACGGCGTTATCTGTGCGTCTGAACAGTCTGTTGTTGTCGTTGATTCCGTTTATGACGCTGTGCGTGAACGTTTCGCCAGCCACGGCGGCTACATGCTGCAAGGCAAAGAGCTGAAAGCAGTTCAGGATATCATCCTGAAAAATGGCGCCCTGAATGCGGCTATCGTTGGTCAGCCAGCTTATAAAATTGCTGAACTGGCAGGCTTCTCCGTACCTGAAACCACTAAGATTCTGATCGGTGAAGTTACAGTTGTTGATGAAAGCGAGCCGTTTGCTCACGAAAAACTGTCACCTACCCTGGCAATGTATCGCGCGAAAGATTTCGAAGACGCGGTTAACAAAGCTGAGAAACTGGTTGCAATGGGCGGTATCGGTCATACCTCTTGTCTGTACACCGATCAGGACAACCAGCCAGAACGCGTTGCTCACTTCGGTCAGATGATGAAAACCGCGCGTATCCTGATCAACACCCCGGCATCTCAGGGTGGTATCGGTGACCTGTACAACTTCAAACTCGCACCTTCCCTGACTCTGGGTTGTGGTTCCTGGGGTGGTAACTCCATCTCTGAAAACGTTGGTCCTAAGCACCTGATCAACAAGAAAACCGTTGCTAAGCGAGCTGAAAACATGTTGTGGCATAAACTTCCGAAATCGATCTACTTCCGCCGTGGCTCTCTGCCAATCGCGCTGGATGAAGTGATTACTGATGGCCACAAACGTGCGCTCATCGTGACTGACCGCTTCCTGTTCAATAACGGTTATGCCGACCAGATCACCTCTGTGTTGAAAGCGGCTGGCGTTGAAACTGAAGTGTTCTTTGAAGTTGAAGCTGACCCGACCCTGACCGTTGTACGTAAAGGTGCAGAGCTGGCGCACTCCTTCAAACCAGACGTGATTATCGCGCTGGGCGGTGGTTCCCCGATGGATGCCGCGAAAATCATGTGGGTCATGTACGAACATCCGGAAACTCACTTCGAAGAACTGGCGCTGCGCTTTATGGATATCCGTAAACGTATCTACAAGTTCCCGAAAATGGGCGTGAAAGCGAAGATGATCGCCGTCACCACCACTTCCGGTACCGGTTCTGAAGTTACGCCGTTTGCGGTGGTAACCGACGACGCAACAGGTCAGAAATATCCGCTGGCTGACTACGCCTTGACTCCGGACATGGCGATTGTGGATGCCAACCTGGTTATGGAAATGCCGAAGTCACTCTGTGCATTCGGTGGTCTGGATGCGGTAACTCACGCCCTGGAAGCTTATGTTTCTGTACTGGCGTCTGAGTTCTCTGATGGTCAGGCTCTGCAGGCGCTGAAACTGCTGAAAGAGAACCTGCCAGCCTCTTACAACGAAGGTTCTAAAAACCCGGTAGCACGTGAGCGTGTTCACAGTGCAGCAACCATCGCGGGTATCGCGTTTGCTAACGCCTTCCTGGGTGTTTGTCACTCAATGGCGCACAAACTGGGTTCTCAGTTCCACATCCCGCACGGTCTGGCTAACGCCCTGCTGATCAGCAACGTTATCCGTTACAATGCGAACGACAACCCGACTAAGCAGACTGCATTCAGTCAGTATGACCGTCCGCAGGCTCGCCGTCGCTATGCCGAAATCGCTGACCATCTGGGTCTGAGCGCACCGGGCGACCGTACTGCAGCTAAGATTGAGAAACTGCTGGCATGGCTGGAAAGCCTGAAAGCTGAGCTGGGTATTCCTAAGTCTATCCGCGAAGCTGGCGTACAGGAAGCTGACTTCCTGGCCCACGTTGATAAGCTGTCTGAAGATGCCTTCGATGACCAGTGCACCGGTGCTAACCCGCGTTACCCACTGATCTCCGAGCTGAAACAGATTCTGCTGGATACTTACTACGGCCGCGAATACAGCGAAGGGACTCCTGCGAAGAAAGACGTTGTCGCAGCACCAAAAGCTGACAAAAAAGCGAAAAAATCCGCTTAA
- the tdk gene encoding thymidine kinase produces the protein MAQLYFYYSAMNAGKSTALLQSSYNYQERGMRTVVYTAEIDDRYGAGKVSSRIGLSSPAKLFNQNSSLYKEIEAENAQQRIHCVLVDECQFLTRQQVYELSEVVDQLDIPVLCYGLRTDFRGELFIGSQYLLSWSDKLVELKTICFCGRKASMVLRLDQAGRPYNEGEQVVIGGNERYVSVCRKHYKEALEEGSLTAIQERHSHR, from the coding sequence ATGGCGCAGCTATATTTCTACTATTCAGCAATGAATGCCGGTAAGTCGACTGCGTTACTGCAATCTTCATACAATTATCAGGAACGTGGGATGCGCACAGTCGTATATACGGCGGAAATAGACGATCGCTATGGCGCGGGTAAAGTCAGTTCACGCATTGGATTGTCTTCCCCGGCGAAACTGTTTAACCAAAATTCGTCCTTGTATAAAGAGATTGAGGCAGAAAACGCGCAGCAACGTATACATTGCGTGCTGGTAGACGAGTGCCAGTTTCTCACCCGACAGCAGGTCTATGAATTATCGGAAGTTGTTGATCAACTTGATATACCGGTATTGTGCTATGGATTACGTACCGATTTTCGCGGTGAGCTGTTTATTGGCAGCCAATACTTACTTTCCTGGTCAGATAAGCTGGTTGAATTAAAAACGATCTGCTTCTGTGGTCGCAAAGCCAGTATGGTATTACGTCTTGACCAGGCGGGAAGACCGTACAACGAAGGTGAGCAGGTGGTGATTGGTGGCAATGAGCGTTACGTTTCCGTGTGTCGTAAACACTATAAGGAAGCGTTGGAGGAGGGCTCTCTGACCGCCATTCAGGAACGCCACTCTCATCGTTGA
- the hns gene encoding histone-like nucleoid-structuring protein H-NS, producing the protein MSEALKILNNIRTLRAQARECTLETLEEMLEKLEVVVNERREEESAAAAEVEERTRKLQQYREMLIADGIDPNELLNSMAAVKSGTKAKRAARPAKYSYVDENGETKTWTGQGRTPAVIKKAMEEQGKQLDDFLIKG; encoded by the coding sequence ATGAGCGAAGCACTTAAAATTCTGAACAACATCCGTACTCTTCGTGCGCAGGCAAGAGAATGCACCCTGGAAACGCTGGAAGAAATGCTGGAAAAATTAGAAGTTGTTGTAAACGAGCGTCGTGAAGAAGAAAGCGCGGCAGCGGCAGAAGTTGAAGAACGCACTCGTAAACTGCAACAATATCGTGAAATGCTGATTGCTGACGGTATTGATCCGAATGAATTGCTGAATAGCATGGCCGCTGTTAAATCTGGCACCAAAGCTAAACGTGCAGCACGTCCGGCTAAATATAGCTATGTTGACGAAAACGGTGAAACTAAAACCTGGACTGGTCAGGGTCGTACACCGGCTGTGATCAAAAAAGCAATGGAAGAGCAAGGTAAACAGCTGGATGATTTCCTGATCAAGGGTTAA
- the galU gene encoding UTP--glucose-1-phosphate uridylyltransferase GalU produces MAAINSKVKKAVIPVAGLGTRMLPATKAIPKEMLPLVDKPLIQYVVNECIAAGITEIVLVTHSSKNSIENHFDTSFELEAMLEKRVKRQLLEEVQSICPPHVTIMQVRQGLAKGLGHAVLCAHPVVGNEPVAVILPDVILDEYESDLTQDNLAEMIHRFDETGHSQIMVEPVADVTAYGVVDCKGVALAPGESVPMVGVVEKPKADVAPSNLAIVGRYVLSADIWPLLAKTPPGAGDEIQLTDAIDMLIEKETVEAYHMKGKSHDCGNKLGYMQAFVEYGIRHNTLGDEFKTWLEDEIGIKK; encoded by the coding sequence ATGGCTGCCATTAATTCGAAAGTCAAAAAAGCCGTTATCCCTGTAGCGGGATTAGGAACCAGGATGTTACCGGCGACAAAAGCCATCCCGAAAGAGATGCTGCCGTTGGTTGATAAGCCATTAATTCAGTATGTCGTCAATGAGTGTATTGCTGCGGGCATTACAGAAATTGTTTTGGTGACGCACTCTTCCAAGAATTCAATCGAAAACCACTTCGATACCAGTTTTGAACTGGAAGCCATGCTGGAAAAACGCGTTAAGCGTCAGCTGCTCGAAGAAGTGCAATCTATTTGTCCGCCACACGTCACCATTATGCAGGTGCGTCAGGGGCTGGCGAAAGGTTTAGGCCATGCGGTACTGTGTGCGCATCCTGTGGTCGGTAATGAGCCCGTTGCGGTTATTCTGCCAGACGTGATTCTCGATGAATATGAATCCGATTTAACCCAGGATAACCTTGCCGAAATGATCCATCGTTTCGACGAGACGGGTCATAGCCAGATTATGGTTGAACCTGTTGCGGACGTCACGGCTTATGGTGTGGTTGACTGTAAAGGAGTCGCACTGGCTCCGGGTGAGAGCGTTCCGATGGTTGGTGTCGTTGAGAAGCCGAAAGCGGATGTTGCCCCGTCTAACCTGGCCATTGTGGGCCGCTACGTGCTGAGCGCAGATATTTGGCCACTGCTGGCGAAAACACCTCCTGGTGCCGGTGATGAAATTCAGCTGACAGATGCCATCGACATGCTGATCGAAAAAGAAACCGTTGAAGCCTACCATATGAAAGGTAAAAGCCATGACTGTGGCAATAAATTAGGTTATATGCAGGCATTTGTTGAATATGGCATTCGACATAATACGCTGGGTGATGAATTTAAGACCTGGCTTGAAGACGAGATAGGTATTAAAAAGTAA
- the rssB gene encoding two-component system response regulator RssB produces the protein MTQPLVGKQILIVEDEPVFRSLVDSWFSSMGATTALAADGIEALELLNNITPDLMICDLAMPRMNGLTLVEQIRNRGDQTPILVISATENMADIAKALRLGVNDVLLKPVKDLTRLRETVFACLYPNMFNSRVEEEERLFRDWDAMVENPTAAAKLLQELQPPVQQTISHCRVNYRQLVSADKPGLVLDIAPLSENDLAFYCLDVTRAGDNGVLAALLLRALFNGLLQDQLAHQNQRLPELGTLLKQVNHLLRQANLPGQFPLLVGYYHSGQQNLILVSAGLNATLNTGMHNVQISNGVPLGTLGNAYLNQISQRCDAWQCQIWGAGGRLRLMLSAE, from the coding sequence ATGACGCAGCCATTGGTCGGAAAACAGATTCTCATTGTCGAAGACGAGCCGGTATTTCGCTCGTTGGTTGATTCGTGGTTTTCCTCTATGGGAGCAACGACGGCATTGGCAGCTGATGGGATAGAGGCGCTGGAACTCCTGAATAACATTACGCCTGATTTAATGATTTGCGATCTTGCGATGCCAAGAATGAATGGCCTTACTCTGGTTGAGCAGATTCGCAATCGGGGCGATCAGACGCCGATTCTGGTGATCTCCGCCACCGAAAACATGGCGGATATTGCTAAAGCGCTACGCCTGGGCGTCAATGATGTCCTGCTAAAACCGGTAAAAGATTTGACGCGTCTGCGCGAAACCGTTTTTGCCTGCCTTTACCCGAACATGTTTAATTCCCGGGTTGAAGAAGAGGAGCGTCTTTTTCGTGACTGGGATGCGATGGTGGAAAACCCCACGGCGGCCGCAAAACTACTCCAGGAACTCCAGCCACCCGTGCAGCAGACGATTTCGCATTGTCGGGTAAACTATCGACAGTTGGTGTCCGCAGACAAACCGGGATTGGTGCTGGATATTGCGCCGCTATCAGAAAATGACCTTGCCTTTTATTGTCTGGACGTTACCCGTGCTGGAGACAATGGCGTACTGGCGGCATTACTTTTACGTGCACTATTTAACGGCTTACTGCAAGACCAGCTTGCCCATCAAAATCAGCGTTTGCCGGAGTTGGGAACGTTATTGAAACAGGTCAATCATTTGCTTCGACAGGCCAATTTACCCGGCCAGTTTCCGTTATTGGTTGGCTATTACCACAGTGGACAACAAAACCTTATCCTGGTTTCTGCTGGCCTTAATGCCACATTAAATACCGGGATGCATAATGTCCAAATCAGTAATGGTGTTCCGCTGGGAACGCTGGGCAATGCTTATCTCAACCAAATTAGTCAGCGTTGCGATGCCTGGCAGTGTCAAATTTGGGGGGCTGGTGGTCGGCTTCGTCTTATGTTGTCTGCGGAATGA
- the rssA gene encoding patatin-like phospholipase RssA — MRKMKIGLALGSGAARGWSHIGVIKALQHMGIEIDIVAGCSIGSLVGAAYACNKLPALEEWVSSFSYWDVLRLMDLSWRRGGLLRGERVFNQYRNVMPVAEIEQCTRRFATVATNLSTGREIWFTEGDLHLAVRASCSIPGLMSPVAHNGYWLVDGGVVNPVPISLTRAMGADIVIAVDLQHDAHLMQQDLLSLNVSDDSADNNGDGLPWHARLKERLGNITTRRVVTAPTAMEIMTTSIQVLENRLKRNRMAGDPPDILIQPFCPQISTLDFHRASAAITAGQLAVEKKMDELLPLVRTDV, encoded by the coding sequence ATGAGAAAAATGAAAATAGGTCTGGCGCTGGGTTCAGGTGCAGCGCGAGGCTGGTCGCATATTGGTGTCATTAAAGCGCTCCAACATATGGGCATTGAAATCGACATCGTTGCAGGATGTTCCATCGGTTCGTTAGTCGGGGCTGCCTACGCCTGCAATAAATTGCCTGCACTTGAAGAGTGGGTCAGTTCCTTTAGCTATTGGGATGTTCTGCGTTTGATGGACCTCTCCTGGCGCAGGGGCGGACTGCTGCGTGGTGAACGTGTATTCAATCAGTACAGAAACGTCATGCCCGTCGCGGAGATTGAGCAATGTACGCGTCGTTTTGCAACGGTAGCGACCAATTTGAGTACGGGACGTGAAATATGGTTCACAGAAGGCGATCTCCATCTCGCGGTTCGGGCTTCGTGCAGTATCCCTGGTTTGATGTCGCCTGTTGCGCATAACGGCTACTGGCTGGTTGATGGCGGCGTAGTGAACCCTGTTCCTATTTCTCTCACCCGGGCGATGGGGGCGGACATTGTTATTGCCGTTGACCTGCAGCATGACGCGCATCTGATGCAGCAAGACTTACTCTCCCTTAATGTTAGCGATGACAGTGCCGATAATAATGGCGATGGGCTGCCGTGGCACGCGCGGTTAAAAGAGCGGTTGGGTAACATCACCACGCGTCGTGTCGTCACTGCACCTACCGCCATGGAGATCATGACGACCTCTATCCAGGTTCTGGAAAACCGCCTGAAACGTAACCGTATGGCGGGTGACCCTCCTGACATTTTAATTCAACCGTTCTGTCCACAAATATCGACATTAGATTTTCATCGCGCCAGTGCGGCCATTACGGCCGGACAGTTAGCGGTGGAGAAAAAGATGGACGAACTTTTACCGCTGGTGCGTACCGACGTTTGA